One Salarias fasciatus chromosome 22, fSalaFa1.1, whole genome shotgun sequence DNA segment encodes these proteins:
- the map7d1b gene encoding MAP7 domain-containing protein 1b isoform X1, producing MDYKELGHHLEEKLTLTDKTLPLQTDPQSIHNGDKSAGKELLSPDDSAVSDLSPKTDSSPQTETPSKTEASSKTDVRPSTPGSSSSPQPKKDSMSSEQRQKLAKERREERARYIEQQTQLQAAKKAQWLEKEEKARRLRESQLEDRRRKLEEQRLKAEKRRALLEEKQRQKLEKNKERYEAAIKRSTKKTWAEIRQQRWSWAGGLNQTSRRESRCSASTVNLPGQVDPVINNRLSKSSATLWNSPNRTRSLRLSPWESRIVERLMTPTLSFLARSRSAATLLNNSDSHSHHCSRSVSASPLNASCSHHHHNAAERWRVSSASTPDITQRQRRRNSTPVDKKKKEKKDKERENEKEKNALTKERVQKKRQTASPTATVQRSRPESSTPKPRNRPPSPAAPKSRPLSPLVPAVASKTPAGKKTPPPASGSAPKTRPKRAQTPARVQPQAVATVTVETAGDSQQPEGLEEKKSERVAASSTLPAIVVSSAPVTPPSLSPPVVSAASPPAPSVAPATPPAAASGANPAPSAAPAAAAAATSPAPAASAPAAPASKPSAGTNDPEEAARALAEKRRQAREQREREEQERQEQEHRNRLLREEAMAREAEERKRREEEARFMAEQQRLRDEAQRAQEEKEAQERAKAEQEENDKLQKQKEEAEAKAREESERQRVEREKHFQKEEQERLERKRRLEEIMKRTRKSDAGEKKEVKASSQVNGKEAELRQAPGGLQGPGAPIPAQTASGPVIPNGVPAAAHHNGVSANGESGDLEELLQLSGGGSGGGGQQQSGMVGEPILAFEGGEPFLRKSGPMKPQHVAEVL from the exons CGCTGCCGCTGCAGACGGACCCTCAGTCCATCCACAATGGGGACAAATCGGCCGGGAAGGAGCTCCTGAGTCCGGACGACTCGGCCGTCTCGGACCTCTCCCCCAAAACAGACTCCAGCCCGCAGACGGAGACGCCCAGCAAGACGGAGGCGTCCTCCAAGACGGACGTCCGGCCGTCCACTCCCggatccagcagcagcccgcAGCCCAAGAAAG ACTCGATGAGCTCGGAGCAGCGACAGAAGCTGGCGAAGGAGCGGCGGGAGGAGAGAGCCAGATACATCG AACAGCAAACTCAGCTGCAAG CGGCGAAGAAGGCCCAGTggctggagaaggaggagaaggccCGGCGCCTGCGGGAGAGCCAGCTGGAGGACCGccggaggaagctggaggagcagcggctgaagGCCGAGAAGCGCCgggcgctgctggaggagaagcagaggcaGAAACTGGAGAAGAACAAG gaGAGATACGAGGCAGCTATCAAGAGGTCGACGAAGAAGACGTGGGCCGAGATCCGCCAGCAGAGGTGGTCCTGGGCGGGGGGGCTCAACCAGACCTCCCGCAGAGAAA GCAGATGCTCGGCCTCCACGGTCAACTTGCCGGGACAGGTGGACCCTGTCATTAACAACCGGCTGTCCAAGTCCTCTGCCACGCTCTGGAACTCCCCCAACAGAA CCCGCAGCCTGCGCCTCAGCCCCTGGGAGAGCCGGATCGTGGAGCGCCTCATGACGCCGACGCTGTCCTTCCTGGCTCGCAGCCGCAGCGCCGCCACGCTGCTCAATAACAGCGACTCCC ACTCTCACCACTGCTCCCGCTCAGTGTCCGCCAGCCCGCTGAACGCCTCCtgctcccaccaccaccacaacgcCGCCGAGCGCTGGAGGGTGTCCTCCGCCAGCACGCCGGACATCACGCAGCGCCAGCGCCGGCGGAACTCCACGCCG GtggacaaaaagaagaaagagaagaaggacaaggagagagagaatgagaaagagaagaacgCCCTCACGAAAGAGAGAGTGCAGAAGAAGAGACAGACGGCGTCGCCCACCGCCACCGTGCAGAGATCCAGACCAGAATCCAG CACCCCGAAGCCCAGGAACAGACCGCCGTCGCCGGCCGCCCCGAAGAGCCGCCCCCTGTCGCCGCTGGTTCCCGCCGTCGCCTCCAAGACGCCGGCGGGCAAGAAGACGCCCCCTCCGGcttctggctccgcccccaagACCCGGCCCAAACGGGCCCAGACCCCCGCCAGGGTGCAGCCCCAGGCCGTCGCCACGGTTACCGTGGAGACGGCCGGCGACTCCCAGCAGCCCGAGGGTCTCGAGGAGAAAAAGAGTGAGCGTGTTGCTG CTTCCTCCACCCTTCCTGCCATCGTGGTGTCCTCGGCCCCGGTGACTCCGCCCTCTCTCAGCCCTCCGGTCGtatcagcagcttctcctcctgcacCCAGCGTCGCTCCGGCCACTCCTCCTGCGGCGGCCTCCGGCGCTAATCCGGCTCCTTCTgccgctcccgccgccgccgccgccgccacctccccCGCCCCAGCCGCCTCCGCCCCAGCCGCACCCGCCAGCAAGCCGTCGGCCGGCACCAACGACCCGGAGGAGGCGGCTCGCGCCCTGGCCGAGAAGCGGAGACAAGCCCGAGAGcagcgagagagggaggagcaggagcgcCAGGAGCAGGAGCACAGGAACAG GCTCCTGAGGGAGGAGGCCATGGCCCGGGAGGCCGAGGAGAGGAAgcgcagggaggaggaggctcgcTTCATGGCCGAGCAGCAGCGTCTGCGGGACGAAGCCCAGCGAGctcaggaggagaaggaggcgcAGGAGAGAGCCAAGgccgagcaggaggagaacgacaagCTGCAGAAGCAG AAGGAAGAGGCCGAAGCCAAAGCCCGGGAGGAGTCGGAGCGTCAGCGCGTCGAGAGGGAGAAACACTTccagaaggaggagcaggagcggcTGGAGAGGAAGCGG CGTCTGGAGGAGATCATGAAGAGAACCCGCAAGAGCGACGCAGGAGAAAAG AAGGAAGTCAAAGCCTCCTCACAGGTCAACGGGAAGGAGGCGGAGCTCAGACAGG ctcctggaggtctTCAGGGTCCCGGCGCCCCGATCCCGGCGCAGACCGCCTCCGGTCCCGTCATCCCCAACGGCGTCCCGGCCGCCGCGCACCACAACGGCGTCTCGGCCAACGGTGAGTCTGGAGACTTGgaggagctcctccagctgagcggcggcggcagcggcggcggcgggcagcagcagagcggcaTGGTGGGCGAGCCCATCCTGGCCTTCGAGGGCGGAGAGCCCTTCCTGAGGAAAAGCGGCCCCATGAAGCCTCAGCATGTCGCAG aggTCCTGTGA
- the map7d1b gene encoding MAP7 domain-containing protein 1b isoform X6, whose product MDYKELGHHLEEKLTLTDKTLPLQTDPQSIHNGDKSAGKELLSPDDSAVSDLSPKTDSSPQTETPSKTEASSKTDVRPSTPGSSSSPQPKKDSMSSEQRQKLAKERREERARYIAAKKAQWLEKEEKARRLRESQLEDRRRKLEEQRLKAEKRRALLEEKQRQKLEKNKERYEAAIKRSTKKTWAEIRQQRWSWAGGLNQTSRRETRSLRLSPWESRIVERLMTPTLSFLARSRSAATLLNNSDSHSHHCSRSVSASPLNASCSHHHHNAAERWRVSSASTPDITQRQRRRNSTPVDKKKKEKKDKERENEKEKNALTKERVQKKRQTASPTATVQRSRPESSTPKPRNRPPSPAAPKSRPLSPLVPAVASKTPAGKKTPPPASGSAPKTRPKRAQTPARVQPQAVATVTVETAGDSQQPEGLEEKKSERVAASSTLPAIVVSSAPVTPPSLSPPVVSAASPPAPSVAPATPPAAASGANPAPSAAPAAAAAATSPAPAASAPAAPASKPSAGTNDPEEAARALAEKRRQAREQREREEQERQEQEHRNRLLREEAMAREAEERKRREEEARFMAEQQRLRDEAQRAQEEKEAQERAKAEQEENDKLQKQKEEAEAKAREESERQRVEREKHFQKEEQERLERKRRLEEIMKRTRKSDAGEKKEVKASSQVNGKEAELRQAPGGLQGPGAPIPAQTASGPVIPNGVPAAAHHNGVSANGESGDLEELLQLSGGGSGGGGQQQSGMVGEPILAFEGGEPFLRKSGPMKPQHVAEVL is encoded by the exons CGCTGCCGCTGCAGACGGACCCTCAGTCCATCCACAATGGGGACAAATCGGCCGGGAAGGAGCTCCTGAGTCCGGACGACTCGGCCGTCTCGGACCTCTCCCCCAAAACAGACTCCAGCCCGCAGACGGAGACGCCCAGCAAGACGGAGGCGTCCTCCAAGACGGACGTCCGGCCGTCCACTCCCggatccagcagcagcccgcAGCCCAAGAAAG ACTCGATGAGCTCGGAGCAGCGACAGAAGCTGGCGAAGGAGCGGCGGGAGGAGAGAGCCAGATACATCG CGGCGAAGAAGGCCCAGTggctggagaaggaggagaaggccCGGCGCCTGCGGGAGAGCCAGCTGGAGGACCGccggaggaagctggaggagcagcggctgaagGCCGAGAAGCGCCgggcgctgctggaggagaagcagaggcaGAAACTGGAGAAGAACAAG gaGAGATACGAGGCAGCTATCAAGAGGTCGACGAAGAAGACGTGGGCCGAGATCCGCCAGCAGAGGTGGTCCTGGGCGGGGGGGCTCAACCAGACCTCCCGCAGAGAAA CCCGCAGCCTGCGCCTCAGCCCCTGGGAGAGCCGGATCGTGGAGCGCCTCATGACGCCGACGCTGTCCTTCCTGGCTCGCAGCCGCAGCGCCGCCACGCTGCTCAATAACAGCGACTCCC ACTCTCACCACTGCTCCCGCTCAGTGTCCGCCAGCCCGCTGAACGCCTCCtgctcccaccaccaccacaacgcCGCCGAGCGCTGGAGGGTGTCCTCCGCCAGCACGCCGGACATCACGCAGCGCCAGCGCCGGCGGAACTCCACGCCG GtggacaaaaagaagaaagagaagaaggacaaggagagagagaatgagaaagagaagaacgCCCTCACGAAAGAGAGAGTGCAGAAGAAGAGACAGACGGCGTCGCCCACCGCCACCGTGCAGAGATCCAGACCAGAATCCAG CACCCCGAAGCCCAGGAACAGACCGCCGTCGCCGGCCGCCCCGAAGAGCCGCCCCCTGTCGCCGCTGGTTCCCGCCGTCGCCTCCAAGACGCCGGCGGGCAAGAAGACGCCCCCTCCGGcttctggctccgcccccaagACCCGGCCCAAACGGGCCCAGACCCCCGCCAGGGTGCAGCCCCAGGCCGTCGCCACGGTTACCGTGGAGACGGCCGGCGACTCCCAGCAGCCCGAGGGTCTCGAGGAGAAAAAGAGTGAGCGTGTTGCTG CTTCCTCCACCCTTCCTGCCATCGTGGTGTCCTCGGCCCCGGTGACTCCGCCCTCTCTCAGCCCTCCGGTCGtatcagcagcttctcctcctgcacCCAGCGTCGCTCCGGCCACTCCTCCTGCGGCGGCCTCCGGCGCTAATCCGGCTCCTTCTgccgctcccgccgccgccgccgccgccacctccccCGCCCCAGCCGCCTCCGCCCCAGCCGCACCCGCCAGCAAGCCGTCGGCCGGCACCAACGACCCGGAGGAGGCGGCTCGCGCCCTGGCCGAGAAGCGGAGACAAGCCCGAGAGcagcgagagagggaggagcaggagcgcCAGGAGCAGGAGCACAGGAACAG GCTCCTGAGGGAGGAGGCCATGGCCCGGGAGGCCGAGGAGAGGAAgcgcagggaggaggaggctcgcTTCATGGCCGAGCAGCAGCGTCTGCGGGACGAAGCCCAGCGAGctcaggaggagaaggaggcgcAGGAGAGAGCCAAGgccgagcaggaggagaacgacaagCTGCAGAAGCAG AAGGAAGAGGCCGAAGCCAAAGCCCGGGAGGAGTCGGAGCGTCAGCGCGTCGAGAGGGAGAAACACTTccagaaggaggagcaggagcggcTGGAGAGGAAGCGG CGTCTGGAGGAGATCATGAAGAGAACCCGCAAGAGCGACGCAGGAGAAAAG AAGGAAGTCAAAGCCTCCTCACAGGTCAACGGGAAGGAGGCGGAGCTCAGACAGG ctcctggaggtctTCAGGGTCCCGGCGCCCCGATCCCGGCGCAGACCGCCTCCGGTCCCGTCATCCCCAACGGCGTCCCGGCCGCCGCGCACCACAACGGCGTCTCGGCCAACGGTGAGTCTGGAGACTTGgaggagctcctccagctgagcggcggcggcagcggcggcggcgggcagcagcagagcggcaTGGTGGGCGAGCCCATCCTGGCCTTCGAGGGCGGAGAGCCCTTCCTGAGGAAAAGCGGCCCCATGAAGCCTCAGCATGTCGCAG aggTCCTGTGA
- the map7d1b gene encoding MAP7 domain-containing protein 1b isoform X3, translated as MDYKELGHHLEEKLTLTDKTLPLQTDPQSIHNGDKSAGKELLSPDDSAVSDLSPKTDSSPQTETPSKTEASSKTDVRPSTPGSSSSPQPKKDSMSSEQRQKLAKERREERARYIAAKKAQWLEKEEKARRLRESQLEDRRRKLEEQRLKAEKRRALLEEKQRQKLEKNKERYEAAIKRSTKKTWAEIRQQRWSWAGGLNQTSRRESRCSASTVNLPGQVDPVINNRLSKSSATLWNSPNRTRSLRLSPWESRIVERLMTPTLSFLARSRSAATLLNNSDSHSHHCSRSVSASPLNASCSHHHHNAAERWRVSSASTPDITQRQRRRNSTPVDKKKKEKKDKERENEKEKNALTKERVQKKRQTASPTATVQRSRPESSTPKPRNRPPSPAAPKSRPLSPLVPAVASKTPAGKKTPPPASGSAPKTRPKRAQTPARVQPQAVATVTVETAGDSQQPEGLEEKKSERVAASSTLPAIVVSSAPVTPPSLSPPVVSAASPPAPSVAPATPPAAASGANPAPSAAPAAAAAATSPAPAASAPAAPASKPSAGTNDPEEAARALAEKRRQAREQREREEQERQEQEHRNRLLREEAMAREAEERKRREEEARFMAEQQRLRDEAQRAQEEKEAQERAKAEQEENDKLQKQKEEAEAKAREESERQRVEREKHFQKEEQERLERKRRLEEIMKRTRKSDAGEKKEVKASSQVNGKEAELRQAPGGLQGPGAPIPAQTASGPVIPNGVPAAAHHNGVSANGESGDLEELLQLSGGGSGGGGQQQSGMVGEPILAFEGGEPFLRKSGPMKPQHVAEVL; from the exons CGCTGCCGCTGCAGACGGACCCTCAGTCCATCCACAATGGGGACAAATCGGCCGGGAAGGAGCTCCTGAGTCCGGACGACTCGGCCGTCTCGGACCTCTCCCCCAAAACAGACTCCAGCCCGCAGACGGAGACGCCCAGCAAGACGGAGGCGTCCTCCAAGACGGACGTCCGGCCGTCCACTCCCggatccagcagcagcccgcAGCCCAAGAAAG ACTCGATGAGCTCGGAGCAGCGACAGAAGCTGGCGAAGGAGCGGCGGGAGGAGAGAGCCAGATACATCG CGGCGAAGAAGGCCCAGTggctggagaaggaggagaaggccCGGCGCCTGCGGGAGAGCCAGCTGGAGGACCGccggaggaagctggaggagcagcggctgaagGCCGAGAAGCGCCgggcgctgctggaggagaagcagaggcaGAAACTGGAGAAGAACAAG gaGAGATACGAGGCAGCTATCAAGAGGTCGACGAAGAAGACGTGGGCCGAGATCCGCCAGCAGAGGTGGTCCTGGGCGGGGGGGCTCAACCAGACCTCCCGCAGAGAAA GCAGATGCTCGGCCTCCACGGTCAACTTGCCGGGACAGGTGGACCCTGTCATTAACAACCGGCTGTCCAAGTCCTCTGCCACGCTCTGGAACTCCCCCAACAGAA CCCGCAGCCTGCGCCTCAGCCCCTGGGAGAGCCGGATCGTGGAGCGCCTCATGACGCCGACGCTGTCCTTCCTGGCTCGCAGCCGCAGCGCCGCCACGCTGCTCAATAACAGCGACTCCC ACTCTCACCACTGCTCCCGCTCAGTGTCCGCCAGCCCGCTGAACGCCTCCtgctcccaccaccaccacaacgcCGCCGAGCGCTGGAGGGTGTCCTCCGCCAGCACGCCGGACATCACGCAGCGCCAGCGCCGGCGGAACTCCACGCCG GtggacaaaaagaagaaagagaagaaggacaaggagagagagaatgagaaagagaagaacgCCCTCACGAAAGAGAGAGTGCAGAAGAAGAGACAGACGGCGTCGCCCACCGCCACCGTGCAGAGATCCAGACCAGAATCCAG CACCCCGAAGCCCAGGAACAGACCGCCGTCGCCGGCCGCCCCGAAGAGCCGCCCCCTGTCGCCGCTGGTTCCCGCCGTCGCCTCCAAGACGCCGGCGGGCAAGAAGACGCCCCCTCCGGcttctggctccgcccccaagACCCGGCCCAAACGGGCCCAGACCCCCGCCAGGGTGCAGCCCCAGGCCGTCGCCACGGTTACCGTGGAGACGGCCGGCGACTCCCAGCAGCCCGAGGGTCTCGAGGAGAAAAAGAGTGAGCGTGTTGCTG CTTCCTCCACCCTTCCTGCCATCGTGGTGTCCTCGGCCCCGGTGACTCCGCCCTCTCTCAGCCCTCCGGTCGtatcagcagcttctcctcctgcacCCAGCGTCGCTCCGGCCACTCCTCCTGCGGCGGCCTCCGGCGCTAATCCGGCTCCTTCTgccgctcccgccgccgccgccgccgccacctccccCGCCCCAGCCGCCTCCGCCCCAGCCGCACCCGCCAGCAAGCCGTCGGCCGGCACCAACGACCCGGAGGAGGCGGCTCGCGCCCTGGCCGAGAAGCGGAGACAAGCCCGAGAGcagcgagagagggaggagcaggagcgcCAGGAGCAGGAGCACAGGAACAG GCTCCTGAGGGAGGAGGCCATGGCCCGGGAGGCCGAGGAGAGGAAgcgcagggaggaggaggctcgcTTCATGGCCGAGCAGCAGCGTCTGCGGGACGAAGCCCAGCGAGctcaggaggagaaggaggcgcAGGAGAGAGCCAAGgccgagcaggaggagaacgacaagCTGCAGAAGCAG AAGGAAGAGGCCGAAGCCAAAGCCCGGGAGGAGTCGGAGCGTCAGCGCGTCGAGAGGGAGAAACACTTccagaaggaggagcaggagcggcTGGAGAGGAAGCGG CGTCTGGAGGAGATCATGAAGAGAACCCGCAAGAGCGACGCAGGAGAAAAG AAGGAAGTCAAAGCCTCCTCACAGGTCAACGGGAAGGAGGCGGAGCTCAGACAGG ctcctggaggtctTCAGGGTCCCGGCGCCCCGATCCCGGCGCAGACCGCCTCCGGTCCCGTCATCCCCAACGGCGTCCCGGCCGCCGCGCACCACAACGGCGTCTCGGCCAACGGTGAGTCTGGAGACTTGgaggagctcctccagctgagcggcggcggcagcggcggcggcgggcagcagcagagcggcaTGGTGGGCGAGCCCATCCTGGCCTTCGAGGGCGGAGAGCCCTTCCTGAGGAAAAGCGGCCCCATGAAGCCTCAGCATGTCGCAG aggTCCTGTGA